The Methanosarcina acetivorans C2A genome includes the window AAATAGCAGCCAGAGGACATTCTATTCCAAATCTTATAGAGATTGTTTGTTAGATCTGATTCAAAAGCTGCAATGTTTTCATCATCAACACCAGCAGCACCTTTGTTTGCTTTTACTCTCTGAAAAGCTTCTTGTACTATATCTTTAGAGATTTCATAAGGCTTTGTTTCGTCCATGGGTTCCTCCCTTGATTTGTCAGGTTGACCAATTTTCAAAACTGGATAACACAATCCCTTCGCTTCACTCCCATTACAGGAGCTTCATCACTACTACGGATTGTTCCGCCCCTGTACATCGCTTCGATACTTTCCTCCTTACGGGTCCTCCGCTTGGAATTTTCTCTTACCATCGAAGTACAGGTTCCCACGTTCCACACAGAAGCCTGTGCTAAGTTCACGCCACCTTCATGCCGGCCACCATCTGGTCAGTAAACAGGTTTCTTCCAGACTTATCCCAGGTTAACGACTACCCCCTGGTTTTGATGACATCCCTACGCTTTCGACACTTTATCAGTGGTTCATTGCGTTCGTCTCCATAGCACATACCTGACGAGGTCAAGTCTCGCCTTTTCCATAACGCTCACTACCATGGCTTTTGACCACAGCAGCTTATGGTGGTTTGGAATCTCTACCTGTATAGCGATTCCGAGGGGCCCACCCTCATCTTCTATGCAGCATAGTTACACTATGCGACATTCTGTCACACGGATTCGCTTTCGTGGCGCACAATCATCAGCAAAACGGACATAATTGACCTTGTGCTTGTTTTGATGAGATTTGTCGATTGTTCCGTCTGATCTGGAGTAAAATCTCATCGACAAGGCGTTTTCTAAGCCGTTTAAGACCATATTTCCAATTATTGGTGATATAGGCCCTCCTTGCGGTGTGCCTTTCTCGGTAGGAAACAGATGATAATTCTCAATATATCCGGCTTTTAGGAACTCTTTAAGGATTCGTTTATTCATAGGGATTCAAGTATCCAGTTATGGTTGATTTCATCAAAACAAGCTTTAATATCACCTTCGACAATCCATTCTGGAGCAATTTTCTTGCTTAAACAGATGTGAAGGTAAGCGTAAGCATCTTTCGTTGAGCGATAAGGTTTAATCCCAAATGAGGTCTTGTCGCCTGTAGCAGATTCGATTGGTCCTAACATCAGAGAATGTAGAGTTTGTATTGCTCTGTCATACATAGTTGGTATGCTAAGAGGCCGTAGTTTGCCGTTCTTCTTTCGAATGTACTTCCGTGTTAATGGTTTCGCACGGTAGCCTTTGTTCGTTAGTTGTAGGGCAGAACGCATCTTATCTGCTGACGATGACCATATAATTCCATCAATTCCGGGAGTGCGACTTCCCTTGTTAGTGGTTACTTTACGAATTGAAAGTAATTTGGCATAAAAGGACCGGGTCAGAAGACGGGAGAGTTTGTTCACAGTTTTCCATTTTCCGTTATTTGCTGCACTTGCAATTCGAGACTGAAGGTTATTAACAACTTCTTTAACTCTTTTCCAATCAATGCTTTTCCATTGTTGGGTGAGTTCTTTGTCTGTAAGGTCCGTAACCGAAGTTATCTCTGGTTCTCTTACATTCATAATTAAACAATCCCTATTGCTTTCGTGACCAATGGCAAGTGGGCATGCTTTCGCATTGAGGTAAGAGTTTTTTTCCCCCCTCTATATTCCCCATTACAGGGAATCTTTAGCTTTTTGCCATTTCCTCTGCCACCTGTAGTGTCGGTTCTTCTCACGAAGTTCCTACCTCATTGAGGACCACAAATGGTTTACCGAGTTCTACACACTGGATAATTGCTGAACACTTAGGAGGATCCTATAGGCCGGAAACCCATTCGTCCATTCGTTATGACACGGAATCGGATTGTCATAACCGGGTTTCGATGCCATTTGGCTCATGCGTGATTCAACCTGCTTTCGCATGTTACAAGTCACGACCCCTGTGAATCTTCACCTTTCGGTTCTCCATATGTCCATTTTCCTAGTGGTTTGAAACTGTCAGGTTCAGTTTTACACCTCATTGTCCTCTGAGCTTTGCACAAATCCGTTGCCGGGGATGCACATCAGAGTAGGGACATTCTGAATGGATAGAATGGCGATTGTACCGCAATCCAGAGTATAACTTTCTCGTCGCA containing:
- a CDS encoding reverse transcriptase domain-containing protein — protein: MNKRILKEFLKAGYIENYHLFPTEKGTPQGGPISPIIGNMVLNGLENALSMRFYSRSDGTIDKSHQNKHKVNYVRFADDCAPRKRIRVTECRIV
- a CDS encoding reverse transcriptase N-terminal domain-containing protein; translated protein: MNVREPEITSVTDLTDKELTQQWKSIDWKRVKEVVNNLQSRIASAANNGKWKTVNKLSRLLTRSFYAKLLSIRKVTTNKGSRTPGIDGIIWSSSADKMRSALQLTNKGYRAKPLTRKYIRKKNGKLRPLSIPTMYDRAIQTLHSLMLGPIESATGDKTSFGIKPYRSTKDAYAYLHICLSKKIAPEWIVEGDIKACFDEINHNWILESL